A window of Microbacterium sp. Root61 genomic DNA:
CCGGCTGAGCCGAACCCTGCTACTGCCGGGGCGTCTCCGGGCCGTCGTCCTGACCGGCGACGTCGTCCGCGGCATCCGCATTCTCGTCGTCGACTTCGGTCGCCGCGACGGCGCGCGCGGCCTGCTCCTCGGCGTCCAGCTCTTCACGCACCTCGTCGCGGTAGCGTCCGCGCCGGATCCGGCGGAGCATGTCCCAGACCAGCAGGACCACGGCGAGCGCCACGAGCGCGATCGCCACGAAGCCCCACGGACCCGGGGTCACGAGCTGCGGGTCGACCGTCTGCTCCGGGGTGGGAGTCGCGGTGGCCGCGAAAGCCGTCAGCGCGCCGAACACTGCGTGCATCGATGTCCTCGTTCCGCGCAGAAGCGCATAGCCTGGAGTCTCCAGCCTAATCTTCCCGACACACCGCACTTGCCGATGGGGCGACATGACCACTCAGGACCAGCTCGACGAACGCTACGGGCGCACCGGCTCTGCGGCGCGCCGGTGGACCATCGGCGTGCTCGGCACCCTGGCCGTGCTCGCGGTCGGCGGCTTCTCCTGGCTCACGGTCTCCAACGCGATGGATGACGTCGGCGTCGACGACACCGCCTACAGCATCAACGACGAGCACTCGGTGACCGTCAACTTCCAGATCAGCGCTCCGCGCGGCGCGACCGTCGCGTGCGCGCTCGAGGCGCAGGACGAGGAGCACGGCGTCGTGGGCTGGCGGATCGTGGAGATCGAGGCCTCCGACCTGCACGCGCGGGCCTTCCGCGAGACGATCCCCACGATCGCAGCCGCGACCAACGGTTTGGTCAACTCCTGCTGGGTGACGTAGTCTGGCCGGAACCTCAGTCGATCTACGCCCTGGCATCTAGCCGGGGCGTTTTGACATATCGACGACCTGCCGACCGAAGGAGACCGACGTGTCCAGCGATGCCCCGGTGACGTTCCTCACCCAGGAGGCGTACGACCGCCTCGCCGGCGAACTCGAGCACCTGTCCACGACGGGGCGCGAAGAGATCGCGAAGAAGATCGAATCCGCGCGCGAAGAGGGCGACCTCAAGGAGAACGGCGGCTACCACGCAGCCAAAGACGAGCAGGGCAAGCAGGAGGCGCGCATCCGCACCCTCCAGCACCTGCTGAAGACCGCCACCGTGAGCGAGGCGCCCGCCAGCCGCGGCATCGTCGAGCCCGGTACCGTCGTGACCGCGCTGGTCGCCGGCGGCGAAGAGCGCTTCCTCCTCGGCAACCGCGAGATCGGGGTCGGCACCGATCTCGACGTCTACAGCGAGGCCTCCCCGCTCGGTTCGGCCATCCTGGGCCTCAAGGTGGGCGAGAAGACCTCCTATACGGCCCCCAACGGCCGCGAGATCGCGGTGGAGATCGTCAAGGTCGACACATACCTGGGCTGAGCCCGCACGCCGCCAGACGGCGCAGAAACGCCCTGCCGATCCGGCAGGGCGTTTCGCGTGCGGTCGACGGTGTCAGTCGACGACGA
This region includes:
- a CDS encoding DUF4307 domain-containing protein, with product MTTQDQLDERYGRTGSAARRWTIGVLGTLAVLAVGGFSWLTVSNAMDDVGVDDTAYSINDEHSVTVNFQISAPRGATVACALEAQDEEHGVVGWRIVEIEASDLHARAFRETIPTIAAATNGLVNSCWVT
- the greA gene encoding transcription elongation factor GreA, with the translated sequence MSSDAPVTFLTQEAYDRLAGELEHLSTTGREEIAKKIESAREEGDLKENGGYHAAKDEQGKQEARIRTLQHLLKTATVSEAPASRGIVEPGTVVTALVAGGEERFLLGNREIGVGTDLDVYSEASPLGSAILGLKVGEKTSYTAPNGREIAVEIVKVDTYLG